A region of Arvicanthis niloticus isolate mArvNil1 chromosome 18, mArvNil1.pat.X, whole genome shotgun sequence DNA encodes the following proteins:
- the Bco1 gene encoding beta,beta-carotene 15,15'-dioxygenase isoform X3 codes for MEKIFGQNKKEQLDPVQAKVTGSIPAWLQGTLLRNGPGMHTVGDSKYNHWFDGLALLHSFSIRDGEVFYRSKYLQSDTYNANIEANRIVVSEFGTMAYPDPCKNIFSKAFSYLSHTIPDFTDNCLINIMKCGEDFYATTETNYIRKINPQTLETLDKVDYRKYVAVNLATSHPHYDEAGNVLNMGTSIVDKGRTKYVIFKIPAAAPALSSPGSKKKGKNPVKQAEVFCSIPSRSLLSPSYYHSFGVTENYVVFLEQPFKLDILKMATAYVRGVSWASCMSFCREDKTYIHIIDQRTRKPVPTKFYTDPMVVFHHANAYEEDGCVLFDVVAYEDSSLYQLFYLANLNKDFEEKSRLTSVPTLRRFAVPLHIDKDAEVGSNLVKVSSTTATALKEKDGHVYCQPEVLYEGLELPRINYAHNGKPYRYIFAAEVQWSPVPTKILKYDILTKSSLKWCEENCWPAEPLFVPTPGAKDEDDGEAQSEAN; via the exons ATGGAGAAAATATTTGGCCAGAATAAGAAAGAACAGCTGGATCCAGTGCAGGCCAAAGTGACAG GCAGCATTCCAGCATGGCTGCAGGGGACCCTGCTCCGAAACGGGCCTGGGATGCACACAGTGGGAGACAGCAAGTACAACCATTGGTTTGATGGCCTGGCCCTTCTCCACAGTTTCTCCATTAGAGATG gGGAGGTCTTCTACAGAAGCAAATACCTGCAGAGCGACACCTACAACGCCAACATCGAGGCCAACAGGATCGTGGTGTCTGAGTTCGGAACAATGGCCTACCCAGACCCCTGCAAAAACATCTTTTCCAA AGCTTTCTCCTACCTGTCCCACACCATCCCCGACTTCACAGACAACTGTCTGATCAACATCATGAAATGTGGAGAGGACTTCTATGCGACCACAGAGACCAACTACATCAGGAAAATCAACCCCCAGACTCTAGAGACCTTAGATAAG GTTGATTACCGGAAGTATGTGGCTGTAAACCTGGCTACCTCACATCCTCATTATGACGAGGCTGGGAATGTCCTTAACATGGGCACGTCAATTGTGGACAAAGGAAGGACAAAATACGTGATCTTTAAGATTCCTGCCGCAGCACCAG CTTTGTCTTCTCCAGGCagcaagaagaaagggaagaaccCCGTGAAGCAAGCGGAAGTTTTCTGCTCCATCCCCTCTCGCTCGCTGCTCTCTCCCAGCTACTACCACAGCTTTGGAGTCACGGAGAACTACGTGGTGTTTCTGGAGCAGCCTTTTAAGTTGGATATCCTCAAGATGGCCACCGCATACGTGAGGGGAGTAAGCTGGGCTTCCTGTATGTCCTTCTGCAGGGAGGACAAG ACTTATATTCATATCATCGACCAGAGGACCAGAAAGCCTGTGCCAACCAAGTTCTACACAGACCCCATGGTGGTCTTCCATCATGCCAATGCCTATGAGGAGGACGGCTGTGTCCTGTTTGATGTCGTTGCCTATGAGGACAGCAGCCTCTATCAGCTCTTCTACCTGGCCAACCTGAACAAGGACTTCGAGGAgaagtccaggctgacctcagtgCCTACCCTCAGGAGGTTTGCCGTGCCCCTCCATATCGACAAG GATGCAGAAGTGGGCTCAAATTTAGTCAAGGTGTCATCTACAACAGCAACAGCCCTGAAGGAGAAAGATGGCCATGTCTACTGCCAGCCCGAGGTCCTCTATGAAG gCCTAGAGCTCCCTCGGATAAATTATGCTCACAACGGGAAGCCCTATCGCTACATCTTTGCGGCTGAAGTACAATGGAGTCCAGTCCCAACCAAG